Proteins encoded by one window of Oenanthe melanoleuca isolate GR-GAL-2019-014 chromosome 20, OMel1.0, whole genome shotgun sequence:
- the RAD21L1 gene encoding double-strand-break repair protein rad21-like protein 1, with protein sequence MFYVHLLISKRGPLAKIWLAAHWEKKLTKAHIFECNLEATVQKILSPKLAIALRTSGHLLLGVVRIYHRKAKYLLADCSEALTKMKTAFRPGLLDLPAENFEAAYQSITLPEEFHDFEAPLPDVKAIDVAEHFSLNQSKPEEITLTEDYDSSILLCDRNFDEEAAALRRQSFFEGSVLSSSNSLVADPNSTSTSEDKSVLHEDVYSFQNDNFGDEEDAIDMIEILLRDEQNVLDKDILDVEEARPLSQDLPENSTAIESNCADTTIKDANHSMNETILLFQEEGFVLEPVDDTAVTQRKKKQRKRKLLVDAEKELSCQTIYKQLTNCTDLLATLDLAPPTKKTMMWKEWGGVDKLLFLPTQPVIHAQLLKLFEKCFKTNRFKTRANGIQRKSEMKEMRKEQDTTERLPVEEPSYLQEPAHSETERKIGNDSFMLTSQNDRNETNDNCGEIIEDGTAFSESSKNSLGQEAEAQLEAQVEVPKEQTRKDSEEIRWRRRSLQLQKTLQQLKRSGVCSFSFRELCQRKSQKEAAAMFYTFLVLKKQQVLRLQQHEPFADLTATAGPMFDRIR encoded by the exons ATGTTCTACGTCCATTTGCTTATCAGCAAGCGGGGGCCACTGGCCAAAATCTGGCTGGCTGCCCACTGGGAGAAGAAGCTCACCAAGGCACATATCTTTGAGTGCAATTTAGAGGCCACCGTACAAAAAATCCTCTCGCCAAAG TTAGCTATAGCTCTGCGAACCTCTGGACACTTACTCCTGGGGGTGGTGCGGATTTACCACAGGAAAGCAAAGTACCTCTTGGCAGACTGCAGTGAAGCTCTGACCAAAATGAAGACAGCCTTTCGCCCAG GGCTTCTTGACCTTCCAGCAGAGAACTTTGAGGCTGCTTATCAGTCCATTACGTTACCTGAAGAATTTCATGATTTTGAAGCACCACTACCAGATGTAAA GGCCATTGATGTTGCTGAACATTTTTCCTTGAATCAGAGCAAACCTGAAGAAATCACACTTACAGAGGATTATGACAGCAGTATACTTCTCTGTGATAGAAACTTCG ATGAAGAAGCAGCTGCACTGAGGAGACAGAGCTTCTTTGAGGGCAGTGTCCTGTCGAGCAGTAACAGTCTGGTGGCTGATCCCAACTCAACCAGCACCAGTGAAGACAAATCTGTGCTGCATGAAGATGTTTATTCCTTCCAGAATGACAATTTtggggatgaggaggatgcAATAGATATGATTG AAATCCTGTTGAGGGATGAGCAAAATGTCCTAGATAAAGACATTCTTGATGTGGAGGAAGCACGTCCTTTGTCACAAGATCTGCCAGAGAACAGCACAGCCA TTGAGTCCAACTGTGCAGACACCACCATTAAGGATGCAAACCACTCAATGAATGAGACAATCCTTTTGTTCCAGGAAGAAGGATTTGTGCTTGAGCCAGTTGATGATACAG CTGTcacccagaggaaaaaaaaacaaaggaagaggaagcTGCTGGTGGATGCAGAGAAGGAGCTCAGCTGCCAGACCATTTACAAGCAGCTCACCAACTGCACGGACCTCCTGGCCACACTGGACCTCGCTCCCCCAACCAAGAAAACCATGATGTGGAAGGAGTGGGGAGGTGTGGATAAACTCTTGTTTCTTCCTACACAGCCTGTGATTCATGCTCAGCTGCTAAAG ttgtttGAAAAATGCTTCAAGACTAACAGATTTAAGACGAGAGCAAATGGAATACAGAGGAAgtctgaaatgaaagaaatgagaaaagagcAAGATACTACAg AGAGGCTGCCAGTAGAAGAGCCAAGTTacctgcaggagccagctcaTTCTGAGACTGAGAGAAAAATTGGAAATGATTCCTTTATGTTGAcatcacagaatgacagaaatgAAACCAATGACAACTGTGGTGAAATTATA GAGGATGGAACAGCTTTTTCTGAGAGCTCAAAAAATTCCCTGGGCCAGGAAGctgaagcacagctggaagCACAGGTGGAAGTGCCAAAG GAGCAAACCAGGAAAGACAGTGAAGAAATAAGATGGCGCAGAAGAAGTCTCCAGTTACAAAAAACTTTACAG cagctgaagagaTCAGGCGTGTGTTCCTTCAGTTTTCGGGAGCTCTGCCAGAGAAAGAGCCAGAAAGAAGCTGCAGCCATGTTTTACACCTTTCTGGTGCTGAAGAAGCAGCAGgtcctcaggctgcagcagcacgaGCCCTTTGCTGAcctcacagccactgctgggccCATGTTTGACAGGATCAGATAA
- the PSMF1 gene encoding proteasome inhibitor PI31 subunit: MAGLEPLYAWARPAISRPQDALVCGIHWELIGHGYRCLGTGDQPGPDERKSELLPAGWEANKEVYTLRYKSTDDAQELLLKAIMVEDSMILNVMDRSSQKVADVTLAVANYINPEHLDDFHKVFKNTEELRTRITSGIIAPLGAPAGMARKEPEFKENMHWDENPLRLPPRQPMGTRAPSRPPPLSPFAVGGEDLDPFGGRSGGMIVDPLHSGVPQPRIDPSSGIPGRLPPGAVPPGARFDPFGPLGIGRPGPDPDHLPPPGYDDMFM, encoded by the exons ATGGCCGGTTTGGAGCCGCTCTACGCCTGGGCCAGGCCCGCCATCTCCCGTCCGCAGGACGCTCTGGTCTGCGGCATCCACTGGGAGTTGATTGGGCATGGCTACCGCTGCCTGGGTACCGGCGACCAG CCGGGTCCTGATGAAAGGAAGTCAGAGCTGCTACCTGCAGGCTGGGAAGCCAACAAGGAGGTGTATACACTGCGCTACAAGTCCACAGATgatgcccaggagctgctgctgaaggccATCATGGTGGAGGACAGTATGATCCTCAATGTCATG GATCGCAGCTCTCAGAAGGTGGCAGATGTGACCTTGGCAGTGGCCAACTACATCAACCCAGAGCACCTGGATGATTTCCACAA GGTGTTCAAGAACACTGAGGAGCTGAGGACAAGAATCACTTCGGGCATCATTGCTCCCCTGGGGGCCCCTGCAGGAATGGCCAGAAAGGAGCCTGAGTTCAAGGAGAACATGCACTGGGACGAGAACCCGCTCCGGCTCCCTCCCCGGCAGCCGATGGGCACAAGGGCCCCATCCAG GCCTCCCCCCTTGAGTCCCTTTGCTGTTGGTGGAGAAGACCTGGATCCTTTTGG agGTCGGAGTGGGGGAATGATTGTGGATCCTCTCCACTCTGGCGTCCCGCAGCCCCGCATTGACCCATCATCAGGCATCCCAGGCCGCCTTCCCCCAGGAGCTGTTCCACCAGGCGCCAGATTTGACCCCTTTGGCCCCTTAGGAATTGGGCGACCTGG GCCAGATCCTGACCACCTTCCTCCTCCAGGCTACGATGACATGTTCATGTGA